gcgcgTGCCTTGAGCACATGCTCCCTTCCATGCAGGAGCGCTTCGCAGAGCTGGCCCGCACTAGCGTCGGGGAGTCGTCTCTCACCGTGGAGGCACTTTTCCAAAGATATCAGCGCGTGCTGAAAGTAGGCGAGGGCACCTTCGGCGAGGTGTTTGTTCTTTACGACACCGTGGCCCACACATACATCACCATGaagcgcatgcacacgctgctCAGCTTGCGACGCCGCAGTCTGGGCATCCACCGTTGCACTTTTCGGGAAGTGGAACTGCTTGCGGCACTGCAGCATCCGAACATTGTCCAGGTGCTTGATTACCATATCCTCTCCGACGGTAGTTTGGTGATGCTGATGCCAGTCATCGCACACGACCTCACATCTCTGCTGCGTCGGTGGCCCGAAACCCCACGAAGAAGCGGCCACGGCACAGCTTcggccgctgcctcgacGCGTCCGCGCATGCCGCTGCACGTCATCAAGTGCATCTTTCGCCAGATCATCGCCGGGATTGCCTACCTCCACAAGCACAAAGTGGTTCACCGCGACTTGAAGCCGAGCAACGTCATGGTCGATCACACCGGTGTGGTGAAGCTGATCGACTTCGGGTGGTCGCGGTTCTGTGCCGCGGCAGGGGCCATGACAGGCCCACCTTGTGTGACTGCTTTTCGGCCGCCGGAGGTGCTGGTGGGGGCGCACAACCACTACACCTTCAGCCTCGACATCTGGTGCTGTGGGTGCATCCTGTTCGAGATGTTGACGGGTGGCACACCGTTTGCAAAGAGCCGCAACGAGGCGGAGTGCCTCGCCAATATCGTGGACTGGCTTGGCTCCCCGCCTAGCTCCAGCGAGGTGTACTACCGGTGCACCACCCGCTACCCTTTCCCTCTCGCCCCTGGTCGTCCCGACACGTTCGCGCAGCGGTGTAGCAACTACGGCATCAAGTCAGCAGAGGCGATGTTTCTGCGGCGGATGCTGTGTCTAGAACCTGGGGAGCGGGCCACCGCCGAGGCGCTCCTCAGAGACCCCTGGTTTACAACGGCACCGACGATGTGCGTGCCAAGGGCCATTCCGCTTCCGGCGCACAATATGTTCCGACTGGTGGAGGTCAAGCggaaggagctggagcactGATGGTGCAAGCAGACgtgcacaagcacgcacgcattcGTGTGTCAATCAAGTGCACCTCGCCTGCGGGAAGGCCGCCGCGTTACCCGTTCGCGAGATGTCATCTGCAACAAGAGATGGAAAAGGATGTCTGTTGTGTCCATACGTGCAAGGCGTATGCCTGCTGGAGTTACTCGCTCGTTTTCTTTGGAAGAGCGGGAGCGCACAATAGCCTGCAGACCGTGTGGGTGCTGTGACTTCCATACAGCGTGGGGAAACACGCAGATGCTCAAGACGCTCCACGTTGGCACAACTCTTTGCAGGCACGACATAGCGAAGCTCCCTCACTTCCTTCCCCAACGCATCTCTCATCTTTCTCTGTGGATGTTTCCCGCAGCAAGCACCTGGCATCTACACTGGCTTTTAGTGTTCTTTGTTGCGTCTAGCTCAGCGTATGAAAAGCGCGGAAGCGTGCACGACACCCTTCTCGTACGTGTGCACGTCTCTTCCGCGCCACATCCGAATCTGGCGACACCaagcgccgcagccacaTCACTTTAGCGAAGGCACCCGCATCGCCGCTCCACACGCCCGACTCCCTCGTGAAGTGCGCAGCGAGTTTACGAATATCGAAAAGaccgtcgccgctctcgcaACGGAGTCGTGTGCCAATCAAGCGGATACTCGACTTCCACCTGCCCGCTGAGCAACACACTGGCGCTTACTTCCTCTACGGTGTTGTACCCATCGCCGCTTCCGCAACAGCAGACCAAACGCGTGTTCATGCAGGTGAGAACGACCGGGCACGAAGCGCGCTACGCTTATCCGGCTTCTTGATTGGCTTCGCTTTCCTTCACCACAGTCGGTGCCATGGGCCGGCGCTCCCTTCTCCGCCGAAATCTCGCgcaccctcttctctttcttcccttgccccgccacccccgccacgCCTCGTTGCCCAGTCATGCTCAACGATGCATACGGCGAGAGGCGTGAGCACTACCTCGACCTCTtcgcggacgaggaggcgcaagCGGGTCGGTACAAGGAGAAGATGCGCTGTTTTCTTACgttggaggaggtggtggaaCGTCTGCATGAGCAGCCCAGCATTCACGAGCGTATCGCGTCCATCGAGGAGTTCGAGGAGCCCATTGGGCCCTTCAGCGTACTGAACGTGTTCGCTAAGTCACGTTGCTTTGTTATTCTCCAGACGG
The sequence above is drawn from the Leishmania mexicana MHOM/GT/2001/U1103 complete genome, chromosome 11 genome and encodes:
- a CDS encoding putative cyclin-dependent protein kinase; protein product: MGGELDDENKDVPDDGNAARKRACLEHMLPSMQERFAELARTSVGESSLTVEALFQRYQRVLKVGEGTFGEVFVLYDTVAHTYITMKRMHTLLSLRRRSLGIHRCTFREVELLAALQHPNIVQVLDYHILSDGSLVMLMPVIAHDLTSLLRRWPETPRRSGHGTASAAASTRPRMPLHVIKCIFRQIIAGIAYLHKHKVVHRDLKPSNVMVDHTGVVKLIDFGWSRFCAAAGAMTGPPCVTAFRPPEVLVGAHNHYTFSLDIWCCGCILFEMLTGGTPFAKSRNEAECLANIVDWLGSPPSSSEVYYRCTTRYPFPLAPGRPDTFAQRCSNYGIKSAEAMFLRRMLCLEPGERATAEALLRDPWFTTAPTMCVPRAIPLPAHNMFRLVEVKRKELEH